The nucleotide sequence TAGGTATATTTCAAAAATCTACCTGGGTTTCTCTGGCTTACCTATTTAGCAGTcaataagcaaataaaagaatAGGAAGACTTAAATAGGAAACCATAGAACAggtaaaacagaaaagattaagaCCAACATAATTTGGGAGtagcagtaaaataaataaatttaaaaaaattgttgaggAGGGAAGGTGCTCTAGGCTCTGACATATGCTCTGAAAACCAATCTTGGCTATAAGCAGTGATCTTCTCataacagcagagaaataaatacaatctGGAGTTGTGCCTCTGTGAGATTAAACATGGTCAAACATTTGATATTAACGATAAGAGCCACATATCTCTCAATGACAACCAGTATTTTCCAGCCAAGCAACCAAATGAAGAATTTTAGACTTTGCTTTATTGAGCAGTGTTGAGATTAGATATCTAGTAGTAAAAAATGCCTTTGGGTAGAACGCAGACTGTCGCAGCTTGCATTAATAGAAAGATAGATGAAAACAGATCTGTTAATGTGTTTCTATTATGGAAGTGAAAGTTTTGAAAACCTAAGGGAACCAATTACTTATGCCAGACAGAGAACTTACAGACTTGATTACTGATAGGGCTTGAAAATTACTGTAAACTGCCCAAGAAAGTCATGCAGAGAAATAGTCCAATTCTAAAGGGACTAATTACAGCTTTGGCAGCACGTAACTCTAACACAGAGTTTGCAATGAATGGAGAATACAGCTACTCATTTTGAAACTTACAGTGTGCAGgtgttacattaaaaatacaagctAAAAACTGGAGAGCTGCACAGATCAAAATCAGCAAGTGTACTTAACCTATACTCAAGAAATCTTGAAAGAACTAACTGAGCAGATTAGATTAAAAGGGCTACAAAATGGTactaaactttctttttcaaggaaAGATGAATTAATAATGGGACACCATGAACACGGGTTTATGGAATGATAGTTTATGACTAACAAGACACATTTAGTCAGCTAACTTATCCAAAGCAGGGCTGATGTGGTTCAATTTTTCTGTGACTCTTACTGACACAAAAAAAGTGGGAGCATACAGTAGGTAACAGCTGGAAGACAACCATCAGCACAGTAGAGATTCAGATCATCCCCCAGAGTATGCCTTACAGTTGCAGCAATAGAAATTAAGTAAACCAGCAGGAGATGAAAGGTTATGGGTGTTGTGATTCATATCAATAATTTTGTTGGTGGCAGGCTTGGAAACAGGGTCATAATTTGAAAACTTCTTATAACTAGTAGCCCCCAGAACCTCTCTGTTCCTAAATAACTATGATCCATCAGTGTAACGACAGTGCGAAAAAAGATGATTACAGGTTTAGAATACATCATGAGAGAAGAAAGTCTCTaacatttaatgtaaaaataactgttttaagtTTAACCACCCATGCtcaaaaatatattagaaaaagtACAGACAAGGGGATGATATTCACAAAGAAGACCTTATTTTATGCAGACTAAAGGAACTGGTTTGCCTAGTCCACAAGATAAAGCTTCAGAGATGATGCTTACTCTTTTCAAATACATCAAGGACTTGGGAGTAAGGGGGAAAATTAATCAACAAAATAAACTAAGTTAAACTGAAGAACAAACACAGTGAGTTAGGTACAAATAAATACATGGTGGAAGTTACATTTTCAATCCATAAGAGAAATGTGATTCTGTAGCAGGCTTCTATTTGGACTTGCCTTGTGCAACAGACATTTGACTTGCTCATCTGCTACAGGAGGCAAATGAGACTTCATCACCTAAGAGCTCCCATTTTGATTTTTGCATAAAAAGGGCAGAAATTTTTTTATAGTACCCAAGTTCTTCCAGGAAATCCCAACACCTAGACCAAGAAATTGTCACCTTTTCTGGATTCCCTAGCTGTCTCAGCACATTGTTCTCATACCACCTACAGCACACACATGTAGTTTGTTTGCTCTGAGGCACAGGGAGACATGCTGTTTGTCTCTGTGGAGAGGCATTACTCTGCAGACAGAAAGCACATTAAGAAACAAATTATACCATATAACTATACCTCAATTATAGCCATAAAGCATTATTACAATCTGAACACACTATAGTTTGGGATCTCTCCTCTGAGTCTTCCTTTCTTCATTGCCACTTTTCTGCAGCCTTTACTGGTCCTTTGATCAAATCACCATGCTTCATTAAGCTTCCTTTTAGCTATACTGAGGAAGTTGTAGCAACAGACAGTATTACTCTGTTGTGTTCCGAGCTCAGGCTCTTCAAACACTAGTCATGAGCATTTTAAAGCTActcctaaaaaaagaaatgtggcaCCCAAAAGCTATTCTGttacaaacagtattttattgcTCTTATACACACTTGTGCTGATGCTGTTTGATAACTAGTATTTGTATAGATTTGAACTATACCAACAGAACCTGAACTTCTGTGAAACAACCATTCAGTTCATTGATTGACAGATGTTGCAAGCTACCTTAAATGCACCATGCTACAGAAGGGTGTGTTTTAGGTGAAAAAAGTAAACCAGAAAACCTCACTGATGGAAAGCAACTCAATACTTGCCACCTAACAGCATTATCTGCAAGGGTGAAGAAACCATTACAGGGTTATGCCAGCACTTTTCGTACCCCATGTCTTCAGCCAATGAGGTGGTCACAAGAAAACCAGACGTGAAAACGACTTCCTACTCATGCTGTCAACAGGGCCACTAATTTAAACAGTGGTCATATTCAAGTTGGTAGAAGTATCCTGACAGCATTCTTCACAGCTCCTAGACTACCTTTAATTACACAGGCCCCAACATTAGGCATGACCCTCCGCTAAAGCCTGAAAGCTATCAATTCTTTCCAAACAGCTACAAATTTGCAGCAATATCAGAGTTTTGATAAGTTATAGAATATTAACAATTCTTTTTCCGGTCAGAGTTGTAGTTATTGCTGCTGTACCCTTTTTCCAGGCTACCTCATCATCGGAGCCTGAAGCCTAATGAAATCTGCCAGGCAATGCGTATGTTCTCCTTAGAGCAATAATGTAGCACACTACAGAGACCTGGTAACAGCAGCTCTTTAGCCGAGTGTGGAAGCAAAGCTAAATAAAATGTTCTCAACTGATCACCCCAAAATACTGAAGATAATTCCATAGCATGGATCATGGTGACAGCATACCCACTGTGATTCTCATTGGTTACTATCTATCCCAGGTCATATTCTGTGAACAGTCTAAAGTGTTTGAGAAGACTGCATAGCTTAGTAAAGCTATTTAAACATCTATCCAGCTAAAAATGTTAAGCCCAACTTCAGTTTTGACATGCGATTTTTCCAACCctctatttttatatgtaaagaCAATAGTGTTTTATTTAATATCAATACACTGCAATTTGAAGGGGTTCTCAGTATATACCAGTTGTCAAAAGCATATCAGGAGTTTCACAAAATGCACGCAGCCCAAGACCTGcatatttaagattttatttagtCACATCCAGCATGGTACACAATTACAGCTATCCCTTTTCCATTGAAAGATGCTGTGTAGAAGACTTCaactctgcaaggaaaaaaaaaaaagcattaacaaaTTTAAGAACTCTGTTACCTTTGAATCTAGAAAAGCTGTAATATATGCCTTAACTAGAGTTTTGATGGGCTTTGCTTCATCCACCACATGCTTTTGTAGCAGAGGCCCTGACTGATGTGAAATCATACAGTTCTAAATGCCCAAGTTCAATACAAATCCGCTGTTTTTACTTTCTCCTTAGTCTAGGGAGCCAAAAACATCTGACTGGCAAAGGAATTACATAAATGATTTCAATTTGTTCCAATTATGAGATTCCAGTGAGGATTGTTATTTCCTACCAAGAACTACCTGGGTCATTCCAGCTGCTGAAAAAGATTTATTGTTTCTCATATTATAGAACTGACAATACCAGGTACTTCCAAAGTGGAAACAGATTAAGATAAACTGAAGCAGCCTTTCAACTGGAAATGGCATGCTTGCACAGTCTGAACTATGTCTGAGGCTCGCCTTGCCTGTTAAGATCATCAGCAAAcatcaattaaaataatttctgctgtaaGTGGACTTTATTCTATAAATTGTCAGGAACGTTGTATGTAGAGGGTGTGATTGTTTTGACATGGTTGAACACACAAGAAATCTTGTTTTCCACTGAGTTTTAACTGGCACATCAGAAAGCGTTTACAGTATCACAGCTTCTCATAATCTTTTGTTCACATCACACATGCCAGTTACTCCTATAGATTACGTGAAGTGTGGCTTTATGTTTACTCAAAGAAGAAGGTAGATGTGGTTTTGGTTATAGTTATTATCCATATCAAATCTGTAGCACTCTTCTGTCAGTTAGCCCAGCTGCAGACTATCAAGAAGCTGCAGTCAGAAAGGCATGGCCTTTGGGGAGCCAAAGTTCACAAGTCAATGAGAGTGCAGCAGCCCTCTGAAGCAAACTTAAACCTATTCATTATTTGAGTTTTGATGCAACTGCAGACCACAGCTCTAAGCACCTGGACTGTGAAAGGCTGAAAATTGTAAGAATGGTTTTAGATGTGTTTAGACTCTTAAAGCTCAGTTTTGACCAGATTCCACTATGCTATGAAATCTAACAAAATCAGTTACCCAGTTAGCACAGCTACAGCCTGTCCTCTTCATTTCTTAAGAAGCTGGTGTCTGACAATAACGAAAGGGGCGACAAATCCACTTCCAAAGAATCCACACATTAGTGCGAGTAATCTCCATTTGTTATCCACAGAAAATGGAAGGttctagaagagaaaaatgaattttagttTTGCAATCAATACAGTAAGTACTTCCTCATCAACTTAAAAATGGTGAGAAGTTCAGAGCGCTAACAGATGGAGTCAAACTgacaaaataaatattcagtcTCAAAACAATTTCCCTTCCTCTCAAGGAAGGAAACACAGTAATTAGAATAATAGCTTGGACGTGACCTCTGGAGGTAGTTTTGTCCACTCttccccactctccccagttcaAAGCAGGGCCAGTGTGCTCAAGGCCTCATCCAGTCAAGTATAACTGTCCCTGCAGATACAGGCCCCATCGCATTTCTAAGCAGTCCGTTCTGATATTTAACCACCTTCATTGTGAAGCTTTTCCCCACCTTCATCAGATATGTAAAACTAGTTTTGAAACGTAGGACTTGAGAGAACATGTTAAGCACAAGGTACATCAGAAAGCGTTTACAGTATCATTGTTGCGCCTCATACTGCAATGCTCATCATCTGTACCACTGAAGCAGAAGGTTGCAGGGAAGAACACCGAAGTCCTTCGCACCACAGTTCGCTTTGCTGAGGCTGCAATAGCGGTACCACGAGATCCCAAAGCCCACCCAACGCCAGCTGGAGCACCGGCAACAGGGCAGTCGTTACTCCGCTCCTCACAACGCCATCCAGTTCGCTGGGGCCTCAGAACCCCTCACGGGGGCTCACCGAGCGAGGAGCTCACCTTGAGCATGCCCGAGGCAGGGCGGACCTGCGCCTCACCCTCGGTACCCACGGCGAGTCAGGGCAGGCCCGCGCTGCGGCTTCAACAACACCCTCACGGTGACCCCTCTCTGCAGCAATCATCTCCCGATCTTCCCCCGGTCCCTCACCCGGCAGCCGCGGCGGGGTCGCCCCTGAGCTAGGCCTGCCGCAGGCTGCCCGCGGGCCGGGCGACGGCTGCCAGCGCAGCGTCCTTCAGGGACAGACACCCACAGAACCGCTGCCCTCCCCCGCGGCGAACCGTcaccatccctccctccctccctctccaccccGAGGCGGG is from Harpia harpyja isolate bHarHar1 chromosome Z, bHarHar1 primary haplotype, whole genome shotgun sequence and encodes:
- the LOC128137663 gene encoding cytochrome c oxidase subunit 7C, mitochondrial, whose product is MLAAGVRRFTTSALRRSHYEEGPGKNLPFSVDNKWRLLALMCGFFGSGFVAPFVIVRHQLLKK